The window TTAAGAGTAAATTTTCAGTCGGTGGTggggcatatgaccttcttgagTATCAACGGTGGATCACATTCTGAATACTTCTCAAAATAGTCTTACCCAAAGAACTTAATATTAAGCATTGGTCCAACTAGTTCAAACTAGATAGGGGTAACTTCAATTCGTTTTACTAAACCGATTACACCAGGTTGAATACATATGATTCTCCTATACATACTTTCGACTTAGCTTCCATGACCTACTATCATCCCAGTCTCTTCTggaactaagttaaaatttttcctaATCTTATTGGTCCTAATTACCCGGACAAGTAGGTTAAGTTATTGAGATGACAACTAATTTGCCGCCTCCCCCTAAAATATTGGTTTTATGTTTTaagtaataaatattattttttgatacATAGTATTGGTTTGGTCCTATTTGCTTTGTTAGAGAAGCTTTCGGAACTCATGCTTGGATTAGGTTTCTAACATTTTAACTTAACAAGAAcatattgttaggatgtatactaaaaacctagctgttgtataaacatgtattttgaaataggaatcacattggtcaaatgtttgcatttatgttagttgtccatttaatttatattgtagataacatggtatgtggtgtcacacagaagatcatgttatcagttccttataaattataaataatagctcacaaccaagatggattgggacaaaccattggaatggttgtagtgtagttttggtattagtttatcttgactataaaaatacactagtacactatgagtatattgagcaggaccatttgaggttgttcttttatactgactgcataaaagaacatgacctctattattatggaagtgtgtgctcttaatcccgatataataacaagcacatatacttagtatttatttttttaatttatcaatgggtgatatttatttagtttgatcaataggtccgataagttgaaaaataatactatttatatggtgtgttgttaattatagaaggaaattgtgtcctagtaatctaggttgatgatgtccccttgaggaactcataaggattgtcatgtaaaccctataggtggacctagtccggcatgacaatgaagttgagaggtactactcttggagctagatattaattaagtgagttgtcagtaactcatttaattagtggacattcgatatcttaaacatagggagattaatgcactcataataagaaggagcccataatgtaatatgggattagtgcggtagttcaataataactctttagtggtatgagttattattgatgaacttgagttgggtcaaataagtatagaaattttaatttttattgtagaattcaaacttcagaagtagaacaaactttaaatgagatgcacaatagaaaagtcgTTGGGCTAGATGATATTCctatagaggtatggaagtgcctagggaaacaaagtattgaatgacttataaaattatttaacatgatattgaaaatgaaaaaaaatctgattaatggaggataagtactctagttcccttatatgaGAACAAGGGAGActtacaaaattatgcaaactataaggatattaaactaatgagtcatactatgaaactttaggaaaaaagtaatagaaaaaagattaaggagccCACAGTGaccaaaaattaatttgggttcatgcctgaaaggtcaacaatagaagctatacatcttcttagacaattaattgaaaaatatcaggagcaaaaataagatctgcacatggtattcattgacttagaaaatctTATGACagagttccaagagaaattatatagagaattctaaaaaagagagctgttagcataatatatattacactaattaaggatatgcatgaggatgtaacgaccatagtaaagacttcaagcggagtaactgaagcatttccaataaatataggggtacatcaaggatcatctcaaagtccttatctttttacactaattatgaacgAACTTACTGTGcacattcaagacatagtaccgtggtgcatgttgtttgtagatgatattattttttgTAGATGAAATACGTGAAGgaataaatgctaaactagaatcttggttgGAAACATTAGAAatgaaaggttttaagcttaggagattaaagacagaatatatgaaatttaagtttagcaatagtagaagtaatgagataattgttcaGATAAGAGAgaacgagttgcccggaaccgagagatttaaatagttaggatcatttttgtaaaataatggagggattgagagagatgtcttacatagaatacaatcAGGATGGTTGAAATTGAGGGAAGCGTTGAGTGTTTTATATAACCGTAAAGTacttcttaaacttaaaggtaagttctataaaaccgcagttaaacttgctatgttatatggagctgaatgttgggctatgactcgagcacatgagcagaagatgagagttgcagagataaggatgttaagatggatgtgtggacataataggatggataaaataagaaatgaaagcaataaagagaaagtcggagttgcatctattgaggaaaaatttcGAGAGACATGTTCAAGATGATACggatatgtacttagacgaccaataaatgctccagttaggtatgtgaaactatgataaatatgaaTATTAAATGAGGTAGAGAAAGACCAAAAaggacttggttagcaataataaaataatataaaatttatttaaatatagatggtggtaaaaggcgaatacgctcgcctttagcgcccccgccaacctgtcccagggccaacacggaggaggtaaattatgggcggttactagcctttagaatagtgactaacacataagggaggaatttacctcggctttgccgagattcgaactccagacctcatggtggcaacatctcatgcactagccactagaccgtctcgaggggattttatttaaatatagatgatgatatagtaggagatagagctcaatgacgtaaaatgaTTTATATAGCCgactccacctagtgggataaggcttggttgttgttatgTATTCACTGTTTATGtaacccttagaatttttttttctaatttattttagatgcttacccctatttttaatgttatTAAATGGGGAGAAATAATATTAAGTCTAGGAGGAGATATAATTTTTTGTATCAATtgttttaatttacaaattaaatGTACTAAATTATATATTCATTTAGTTTACTCTTTTGGCttaactctaacttaacttgagttgattcacataaaaaaaagagagattgtaagtatttCGTGttggttttgatatggtcaaccaagttaagttagactttgcatatttttatgcattgtgtttgagtgtgcagggacttaggaacgcaagaagttgagcggaagacacgATGGACAGGAAGGATATCACAAGAATAGAGTCGATatgctcggtgcatccaagggacgagaagctacagaagagtacactagtggagcgagaaggacacATGCGCTACTCTTCTGAGGAACGAGAAGCTGAAGTggaagattgcttgaggagaaggccggagttgggttcgggtgagcttaacTCTAGAAGGCCGAAGGATCACCCAAGCGACTAGAGAAGAAGCCAGCAACCAGAGAAGAAGCTAGCGACTGAAGAAGATGTTGGACGAGTCAGCAGTTGGTTGATTGATCCGGGCGCTCAGACCAACTAGTCCAGGTGCTCGGACCATCTGGGTGCTTGGACCAACTAGTCCGGACGCCTAGATCGTTCGGGCACTTAGACCATCTAGTCTAGGGGCTCAAACCACCCTAGCACTAATGAGGCGCCAATTTCGATCTGTTGCAGCGTGGATCACTTTTGGGTCCATGTCAACAACGTTCTAGGCGCCTAGATTAGTCCAGTTTCTCGGAAGTGGATAAAACCTTATTCTAGCGTTGTTGCAAAGTCGTTGTGTAGAGATAGAATTTGCCACACTGGAGGCATCCGGATTACCATCCAGGCGGTTAAAGTTGACCACATCAACAAAGGATATATTTGACCAgcggactataaatagagccctagttCACTTAGTTTAACAATACTTTAATTGTACTCGAATTCTTTCTTGTTCTTTATTGTTCGTGAGCTGTTAATGTCTTATATAATGTTCCTCCGCTTCCGACTTGTGTCGAAGGAGTCAACTTAAAGAGCTTCATTTATCTTgagggtgtaatcgagccgagtcgaGCCAAACTctttgatgtttgagtttgactcgtttgtaatcgagccgaactcgatctttatttaacgaatatattcatggctcacgagcttattcgagcttttatcgagcctaaacgagcttaataaatataaattataaatttaaatattcattaaaaactaaattatatatttttaaaaaattataatattcttgttaaaatttataattttattctaatgaataaatttaatatatttgtctatatttttcataagtagagtgtaaaatctataaattcaatatcaaaactattattattttttatttaaaaattgatttatgagcttaatgaacatgttcacgagctaacgagccgaatattgtgaagcttgagcttggtttgtttatcttaacgagcctcattaaatgagctcaaacaagcttttatcgaatcgagcttcgaatagttcacgagcggcttggttcatttacacccctaatttatcttggattagcaacatctatgattgcaaaccaagtaaccttTTTGCCTCATATTTCTTTCAGttattgcatttattttttattatcgaAGTTAACGTTGAAAGAAAGAGAAAGATATTTTGATTGTAATTGCAAGACTATTCATCCTCCTCTAACAGGCCGCCAAGGGACCAACATAAAGCATGTGGCTATGCCCATCAGTTGGCCTGTCCTGCCTTGCCAAATAATTAAGAGGGTttagttgaaattttatcaacctgTTTAAAAGCTAGCCTAAACGGTCTAGTCCACATAAGTTACAGGTCCAGGTGAGCCGGCCCGTGGCGTGCTCAGGTGGCTCATGGGTTGAGAAGAAAAAAAGATCTAAAACTGAAAATTAAAATGGAAACTCAAGGAACTTGTGTTGATTCATCTAATCCACaacctaaacttaaaaattttcaaccttttcaatatattttttatttttttttagactcGTGGATGGATCCAGATAACTCACAACCCACTTTGAGTTGGATTTGAGTTGGGTTAGATTATAGATTTCCTAGTTTGCCAGGCTGGCACGCAGACCCATCCAGCTTGACTTGCCAGATGTTGGATTCTTTACTGACCAACCCACCTCACCATGAGCAAGTCCGCTTTACACGTGACAACTCAAAAATGACCGTGCCAAAGCAAAACACTAAAATCCTAAACTATAAGTCCCTTAAAAGTTTGGGAGAAAACTTCTCCAGATGGTGATTAGAATGACAAAAGGCTAAGAAGTTGGCCAAGAGACAGTGATGTGGGGGTGATAATTTTCAAGCATAGGTGCTATCGTCTAGGTTGGAGCGATGGTCTAAcacattttttatgttttttttttgaatggaCAGATAAGTGGGTGAGTTGATGCAGATGATTTAGTGAGTATTAAGATTTTTCATAAAAAGaacatcttttaaaaaaaacaacaaaatctgaGAGCATTGaccaattttattttgtcaaatttaaCGAGCTCTCTACCACACATCACAGTCTGATCATTAAGATATAAGAAGTAAGGGCCATCTGTCTTCGAGGagttttgtaaaataaaaatattaaatgaaaaaaattcGAACAGGTGTAAGGTTTAACATCTTCATTTTAAGAATAATAATGaaattttaaatctatttttttcctGAAATTAATAATATAGATGTGaccattcaaaaaaaaaaatgtgtgattaggagaattttaaaaaattgataatgtagaattttaaaaaattattaggggaatttttaataaggaaaaaaatagtaaatttttatatgatattttgatgtggtaAAAAAGTTCATTTTAGAACCGGAATGATCGGCGATGCCATGAGAGGTCAGCAGTTCAAACAAATATGATTAATTGTTCTCCCGAAGATTTTACAAAGGAATTCAAGAGAGAGGGGAAACGGCTGCTGAGGAGTCTCATCGGAATTCTGAAGACCAGCAGGCAAGCGCCCATTCAGTGACGCCCTCCCTCTCCGCTGCCGTCTACGCCAATGGCGCCCCTTCTCCGCTCTCGTGGCCTCCTCCTCCGTCGGCCCTTTCACCTCCTCCTTCCACGACTTTACGGATCCGTCTCTCCTGAAGGCGGGATCGACCTGATGAACCCTACTTATGTCGTCTGGGGTTCCAACACCGGCGTGGGAAAAACCCTCGTCTCCGCCGGCCTTGCGGCCTCCGTCCTTTCCCAATCATCCCATGGTCCTTCCTCATTTCTCTACCTGAAGCCCGTCCAAACCGGATTCCCCGTGGACTCCGACTCCCGGTTCGTCAGCCGGAAGGTCTCCGCCCTCTTCCGCAGACTTCACGGCAACTTCCCAACTGGCCTTCTCGTATCTGACCACGTTTTGAACGCTTCGAGCGCTGCTGCTGCGGAGTTGCTCGGAGGTAGGCTTGATAAACGGGAGGAGACCGAGGGACGTGATGAGGCAGGATCAGGAGGTCTCTGTGCGTACGAGGAGACGCGTATTGGAAAAGAAGAACTAGAAGAGGGAGATTTTAGGTTGGTTTGCAAGACGTTGTTTGGATGGAAGGAGGCCATTTCGCCGCATCTAGCTGTACAGAGAGAGGGCATGCTGGTTGAAGACTCTTCTTTGAGAAAGCTACTGGGAAAGTGTTTGAGGCTTTCACTGCAAGGGGGAGGTGATGGCAGTAGGGAGAGAGTTTGGCGAGTGATTGAGACCGCTGGAGGTGTTGCAAGCCCTGGACCTTCTGGAACTCTTCAATGTGATTTATATAGGTACGCTATTATTCCTGCTATTACCGTTGGTGAAGTATCCACATGAAAAGAACAATATGTTTAGAATTGGGAATAGGAGAATATTGCATTTCATTATTATGAGATATATTTATAGATTCGCCATAAATCCTAAATACTAATGTGGGACCAAACCTACTACACCTTATACCTAATAAGTCTACTACCCTCAACACTCATTCTCAAGTTGGAACATAAATAGTATCTAAGTCCAATTTTTATATAAACTAGAGAAACTCTTGTAAGTAAAAATTAGCTAGACACGACAATGATGAAACTGAAAAACATACTACTTGCATGCAAGTAAGACAAAATTTAAGGTGTTAGTGGACCATGTAGATGGTCTCTGTTAAAGTTTGGGTTAGCATACAACCAACAATGTGTTTGACTAAATTCAACAAATCAACAAAGAGAGAAACATATACAAAGGAAAGGTTGAAGAGAAATCTTAGAAATTGATCTCTCAAGTCAGCTTCTCCATGAAGTGGTGCATATAGTAACACATAATAAACTGAGAGTTAGGAAATAACTCAACAGTCTTTAGAGGATGGATAGCAAAGCTTTTTAATTGACATAGAAAATTGAGAAGAAGATATTCTCTCTACTTAGATCTTCATTGGAGACGAGTAACATAGCTTGATCCTTTGTTGGATGTAGAAAATGAGTACATgacaatttatttattttggtcTTCAATGCACAGTAGGGGAAAAAGGAAGAAAATGGAGTGAATACAATGTCTAAAGGTGTTGTAAGTAGCTTGTGGAGGTTAAGGTAGAATGGGTTTGAGTGCTAAAGCACGAGGAGGAATTTAAAGAAGACAATCTCTGAGAACTTCCTTTTGCAATGCAACCTAAAGAAGATGAGTGAGGAGGAGATTACATTGCTAAAAGAAAAGAGACAATCAAATTCACCAACATTGAGAGTCTTTCACACATATAAACTGTGAGTTGGAAAGGGAGAGCCAACAAAttagagaagagaagaaagacaTAGGGTTATTCTTGGCTCGTAGAAGGCCACATGCAACTATTTTGGTGACATGCAATGACCAACGATGAAGGAGCAACAATCTAAAGTGGAGGTTGCATGAGCAATAATGATTGTGGTGCTTGAAGTGGCCTAGTTGAAATATGACAGAGATATGATAGTGATGGAGGAATGAGTTTTCACCCCAGTATCTAGTTGGTGGGTGGGCATTATTCTCTTGGGCGAAATTGCAAGGTGCTTGCTACATGCTTTGCCAAGGGTAGGGGTATTAGATGGAGGTGAGATACAATTGCTAGTTAAAGCTTGCATTAATGCTCAAGATTATCAGAGTTTTGGGGATTTCTTCATTGGAGAAGGCATGCTCATCAAAGATACTTGAAATCTGCTACGTATCCTTGGAACCCCAAATATGTTGCTATTTGGTGTGAGAGAATCACTAGAAAAATTAGCATCATTTAGCTTCAACACTTCATTTCACTTGCATTAGCATCGACCTTTTACTCCGCCTGACAGCAATCATCATTGAAACCATCAAGTTATTAAATAGACCCTTGCAAATTAAATTCTTGGTAGCAGTGTCATATGACCCTATGCTCCTTGATTGAAAACTCGAGTTGGTCATCAATGGAAAACTGGTTCTTTGTTTCGCTTGTGCTGCTGTTGACCATTTACTCTGCTGATAACAGTGGTTGAGTTGTGAAGGCACTGGTGGCTGTTGGATCACAACAGTTAGGGAGGCATGTAGATTGTGGAAATAACTATTGAGGAGAAAAGAAATTTGAAGAAGAGAGGTGAATAGGTGGACGAGGAGAGAGGCAACTAGAGGGAATATTTTTTGGAGCTCTAAATTCAGAAAGGGGACTCTAGTACCATATAAAATTTGGGAATAGAAGAAGATTGTATTGCATTATTTTGAGATAACCATGACATCATGGGTACATATGGACTCTTAATTGTAACCCTAAACCTAGAATTATTTATGTGGCACTTAATGGATTACACTTAGTTTCTAATAAATCCAATACCTTTAGCAATATGTTTAAGGAAATGTTCAATGGACAATGTTCTTGTCTACTAGAATAGATTTGTTTGTAAATTATAAGTGAAGAAGATGGTATTATATTGAGTAGGTTCCAATTTGCATTGGTATCTAATGTTGGAATTTTCAGGGTTTCAGTTGACTTAGTGCTATCAATGGTAGCATTTTATCTGCTAAAAGGTTGCTAAATATGTGATTTAGAAACTGTGCTCCTACCTGAAGGAAGCAATAATTTGGCAAAATGGAAAAGAGGAAGTTGTCATTTATTTCTATTTTGAACTTAAAAGTCCTGTTTTCTTGCAGAGAGCAATGTTGCTGATAGTTAAAACTAATTCTTTATAACCCTCCGTTGAACATTCTTTGAACCCTTTATGAATTTGGTCATCAGTTGTCCTATGACATAGTTTGTGCTATAATTTTGGAGTGATTGTGTTGATGTTGCTTCTTGTAAATAATTTGTCAGAGTTCTAACACTTTTGTGATGATTACATGAGCTCATTTTTTTCTTATACCTGGAACGTGGATCAGGCCTTTCAGATTTCCTTCCATTCTGGTTGGAGATGGTCGTTTGGGTGGAATTTCTGGAACTATAGCTGCATATGAGTGTCTGACTCTTAGAGGATATGATGTTGCAGCTATTATTTTGGAGGATCATGGCTTTTCTAATGAAGTGCGCCTACAGTCATACCTACGAAATAGGTAATGATATGCTATACATAATTTATGCAGTGAACTTTTAGACTTTGTTTCATTATGGAACATCCAGTCTCCTCTGTTgtcaattttgttttttttaaatctccCAAGTCCCaacatttttcatatttttttctcataTATTGGAAATATCAATCATCTTTTGTGTAAAATTGTCAAAATGAAAGTCGATGACAAATGTGTGttttaaactttaatttcaattttcaatttttttctttctggAAACGgaatattgaaaacaaaaaaatttagaaaaggaAAATTCAATTCATCA is drawn from Zingiber officinale cultivar Zhangliang chromosome 1B, Zo_v1.1, whole genome shotgun sequence and contains these coding sequences:
- the LOC122038531 gene encoding bifunctional dethiobiotin synthetase/7,8-diamino-pelargonic acid aminotransferase, mitochondrial-like — its product is MAPLLRSRGLLLRRPFHLLLPRLYGSVSPEGGIDLMNPTYVVWGSNTGVGKTLVSAGLAASVLSQSSHGPSSFLYLKPVQTGFPVDSDSRFVSRKVSALFRRLHGNFPTGLLVSDHVLNASSAAAAELLGGRLDKREETEGRDEAGSGGLCAYEETRIGKEELEEGDFRLVCKTLFGWKEAISPHLAVQREGMLVEDSSLRKLLGKCLRLSLQGGGDGSRERVWRVIETAGGVASPGPSGTLQCDLYRPFRFPSILVGDGRLGGISGTIAAYECLTLRGYDVAAIILEDHGFSNEVRLQSYLRNRLPVLMLPPIPQDPINDLLDWFYESGKVFSSLQEVLVSAHLKRIQRLHDMPRKAGNLFWWPFTQHKLVPEETITVIDSRCGENFAIHKVWNDQEMIIPQFDACASWWTQGPDSNLQIELAKDIGYSAARYGHVMFPENVYEPALQCAELLLDGVGKGWASRTYFSDNGSTAVEIALKMAFRKYMLDHCINADFHKISSLEGCVDLKVDFPVLCPFSLFISFLLILLMMNAFS